The nucleotide window TCTTGAAGTTCTGGAGCCACTGCAATTCTAACTATCCTCCACCCACGTAGCTTAGCAAAGTCCTTAATCCTAACGTGCTTTATAATTCTGTCCGGTATTAGATCACCATCAAACGTACCACCTTTTAAGGCAATATCTACCATATTATCAGAAAGTTCACCCTCTTCGGCTATTTGACAAGCGGCAATGTACGAATTCTCCCCAATACGTATGGCCTTTATCTTATGATGAATACCATCTAACATAATCATTAAATCATCTGGATTATTTTTGTAGTGGGCTGTTACCATTATTCCATAAATAGCTCTCAGTCTGTTATCATCATTAGCCAGTTCAGATTTATCCACATCTTCGTAAATCATAGTATCATTAAGATACTGTGGCTCTGAAGGTTCTGCGTCAAGCAACAACGCATCATAGAGCCATTTTTCTATAGGGTCTCCCTTCGCATATCTTAAAGGTTGTTCCATATTTACCCATTTGACCCTAATCCTTTTACTTTCAATTAGTCTTCTTAAATATCTAAGAAATGCCTTATTAGAACCTTCATATCCATGTACCGTAGTTACTAGTGCTACCTTTTTCCATGCCCTCAATGCTAAGTCTATGTAATTAATACCCAAGGCTGCGGCCTCGTCTATGATTAAAAGTTCACCCTCATCTTCTATGGCAGCATCAGGCGGAACATACTCCAACTTGAAATAGTCGCCTCTTAAACTCTTTATATGTCCAGTATCACTAACTTTTACCGAAAGTTCCTCGCCTAAAGCTTCTAAACCTAATTTTGCGAAAGACATTACTTGAGATGCACTGGCTATTGAGGGTGCAGTAACTATTATTCTAATACTCTTCTCTTTTCTTTCCCTAAGTTTCTCTATTAACCCCGCTATAGATAGTCCGGTAGCTGCGCTTTTTCCTCTACCCCTAGCAGCTGTTAAAACTAAGGCTCTTTGTCCTCCACTTAATAGATAAGTGAAACTCTCTATAACTCTGTTTTGATCCTCACTTAGCGATAATTCATGAATTTCTTTTGGCATTAATGGGTTTCTTGGGACTTTCTTCTCTGCCTTTGGCATTGTGTTACCAGAAAACGGCTTAGGAATATACTCGTTAACGTCAATGATAAATATCCCTTCATGCTCATACAATTTTCTTTTAAACCTTTTCTCATATTCATCTAAAATTAAACCATTCCTCATTATTGAAGTTCTAAAAGTCTTATCCTTAATTAGATTATTTGTATAAATTATTATCAAACCCCCACCTCTAGCTAGATCAACGAGTCTACCTATATTAATTGGTTGAAAATTATCTACAGTGTCCAATATGACTAAATCATAAGTGTTACCTAAGTAGTATTCAGCATTGGCGTAATCAATATCGTCAAATTTGGAGAAATATTCTTTTATAGTTCTCATTCTCTCTTTAGAACCACTTGCCCAAGGTACGAAACCATACGCTACTGAAGGATTTGATTTGAAGTTAAGAAATAGACTTATAATTTCCTTAACGTGATCAAAGTAGTCATCCCTCTCTATGTAAATCAAGTTCCTATAATATCTAGTATTACCATCCTCTAATGCCTTTCTTATTTGATCATAAAACTGCTCTTTATTTACCATTGCTTACAATTTATACTTCTTCTTTAAAGCTTCTTCTATATCTATACCTTCTAAGTTAGCTATGGATACTGTCCAAGCTATGACATCCGCCAATTCCTCTTGGATAGAATCTAAATTATTGGAAAGAAGTGCTTCAGCTAACTCTCCTACTTCTTCTACTAGCCAAGTAAATGTAGCATAAATACCCCTTTGCGAGTCTTTCTCGAAATACATTTCCTTCATTTTTGACTGTAGTTCCTTAAGTTCCAAGTCCAATTTCCCTCCGCATCACTCTTATCTCGTTATCAGAAAAAGTTATCCTTAGCTTAATTTCCACATTAAAGCTATGATTAACGAAATATATGTCAATCCATTTCTTATGTGAAACATTTTCAACAAATTTAGCATCTACTCCATATTCAACGGTTAATGGATTTGAAGGGTCGTCCATGATTATATGTCTAAAAATTACCTCTCTACCTTCCCTATCTATTTCAAATAGTACTTCGACGTTCGCATTTTTAGGATAGTCTTCACTCATACATACTACTGAATCATTACAGCACGTTAGACATAGGCCATCACTTAGATTATTCCTAACTTCTGCCGGAAATTCCATGATAGTGATAAATATTTTATGCTCAACCAACTATTAAATAATTATGCCTTCAGCAGTAGGTAAAAAAGTTGTCACAACGCAAAATTACATAGCAAGTTACGTTGGAGCTAAGGTTTTAGAAGAAGGGGGAAATGCGTTTGACGCTGCTATCGCAATAAGTGCTACCTTATCTGTAGTGATACCGCATACCAGTGGCCTTGGAGGTGATGGATTTCTATTAGCGAAAACACCGGAGGGTTTAATTGCTTATAATGCATCTGGCTGGGCTCCTAAGGAGTTGAAAGTAGACAAAATAAACAGTGATAGAGGTCCGCTTACTGTGGTTGTCCCTGGGTTAGTAGATCTATGGGAATTCATTTATGAAAACTACGCCTCAAAATCACTACATGAATTGCTTATTCCTGCGATTTCATTAGCGACCAATGGGTTTATGGTGGGAAGAGGATTACACCACGCAATAATAAGTTCGTTTAAATTATCTGATGATTGGAATAGGGTTTATGGAAGCAAAAGATTTGGTGATGAAATAAAGCTCAGGGGAATTGCTAAGGTCTTGAAGGAGATTTCAAAAGACCCTAGAAGTTTCTATGAAGGAAAGATCGCAGAGGAGTTAACCAAAGGATTAAGAGAAAGGGGAGTACCAGTGAGTTATGAAGATTTTAGTGAATTTCACGGTGAGATTATAAATCCAATAAAAATGAAGTATAAGGATTTTATGCTATATGAGTTACCACCAAATACACAAGGACTTACTACACTAGAATTACTTAAAATGATTGAAGTAACTGAAATAAACAAATTGCCCTTCAACGACGTGAGGAGAGTAAATGATCACGTGCGATTAAGTGCACTAGCTTATGCTGATAGAAATAACTATATAGCTGATCCAAGATTTGTAAACGTGCCCGTAGAAATGTTATTATCGGAGAAGTATATTGCAAATAAGATAGCTGAATATGGATTCGAGGTAAAAGTAAACGTTACTGGAGATACAACGTTTTTCGCTGTTGCTGATGGCGAAAATGAAATTGGATTTATACAAAGTCTATTTTATCCCTTTGGCTCTGGGATAGTGGTAAACGATATACCGTTTAACAATAGAGGTGCAGGATTTTCTGAAGGAAATAATAAACCAGAACCTAGGAAGAGACCCTTACACACACTTTCTATACTAATGGCCGAGAAGGACGATGAGAGAATCTTTATAGGTTGTGCTGGTGGAGATCTGAGACCACAAATCCATGCTGAAGTATTTGAGTATTATGCCGATTATAACATGGAAATTGATGAAGCAGTTCAAGCTCCTAGGTTCATGTATTTGGGAAATAAGGTTATTGCCGAAAAGAGACTCGGTGTACCTGCTACACAAACAGACTATTATTCGCCTGAGGTGGGAATAGTGCAAGCCCTAAAGTATAAGAAAGGAAGATATATCGGAGTTGCTGACATTAGAAGTGAAGGCATAGTATTACCTATTTAGTTATTTTCCTTTGGATCTGCTTTGTTGATCCAACTGGATATCTTTTCACAGAACTGAACTACTATTTTCCTTCAATTAATATTCAAGGTGTACAATTTTGGCCTGTAATGCCTATTAACTCTCTGTGAAAACTCAACAGGTCCACAAAGTACCTTGGATTATGAAGTCTGTGAGCTACCCCCTCATAAATGAGGGAGCTTCCTGCTTCACAGCCCCACCTTGCCAGAGTACTGGTAGAGGGCGGAGCTCCACACTAAGGGTCGCTCCGACCCCGCACCCTTCAAAATGTTAAGAGAAGCATTATAGTCACGATCTGCAATCCAACCACAGTTGGGACAAACGAAAACACGATCAGATAGAGACAAGTCATTTTTCACATACCCGCACCTAGCACAAGTTTTGGAAGTGTATGCAGGATTAACTAGGATGAGTTTCTTTCCGTATTTTTCCAGCTGATACTTCAGCACATCCCTCAACTCACCAAATCCCACATCACTCAGCCTCCTCCTCAGAGACCTCAAGGACTTACCCACAAGTTGTTTAGCGTGAATACCCTCCATCACCACAACGTCATAATGCTCAGCAAACCACTTACCCAACTTCATGTAAAGATCCGTTCTTAGATTCTTCAAATACTCATAAGCCCTAGCAAGCTTAACCTTAGCCTTAAACCAATTATTAGAGAGGAACTTCTTCCTTGAAAGCTCCCTATGAAGATGCTTCACTTTCCATAAAGCTTTCTCGTAAGGTCTCAAATTAGGAAAATACTCACCATCTGACGTTACTAACAACTTTTCTACACCAACATCTATCGCCACTACCTTACCAGTGTTAGGTAACTTGGGGAATTCGTGATCAACTACGAAAGTGATGTATATCCTCTCAGATCTTGTTAGCTTCACTACCACCCTCTTTACTTTGTCAAGGGGAAAGTCTCGGTGAACTATTACCTTGAACGTACCAAGATTTGATAGTTTAAGCGTTATTAGTTTCTTCTTGCTTCCTTTTCTTATTTCTCTAACGTTAGTGCTTTCAGAAAGTTTATGGCTTTAGGCAAAGGATATACCACTAAATCATAGTCTAAGAACTTTTCCAAAATACTAGTGAAGTATTTTCCAACCGCTTTGCGTATAGACAAGGGAGTAGTATTTATGAGGTTTCTTTTCTTTTGGGAAACGTGCTAAACCTTCAAAAAAACCTCTGTCTAGCTTCGTAGTAACGGTCAGCTACTTGTTGAACCACTTGCGAGTAGAGTTGCTTATACTCATCATCTTGTTTTCTCAGATCTAGAGCCAACTGTCTTAACTCAGTCTGCGTAAGTCCTTTCCCATCCCTTTGGTAAAAGTATATGTCTGCCCACCTTAAGGTGTTGTAGATTTTGCACGCTAACTTCAACTGGGCTTTTAACGCCCTAAGGGTTTGTTCGTCAGTGTATGCACGGAAGCGAAACCCTAAGGTGGGTATTGATGTGTATTTTGTTATTTTCCTATTTTTAACTTTTCTACAAAGGGATTCATCTCAAAGAGGCGAAGTTTTCCGCCCCCTTTGAACCCCCGTCTGTTATAAACATAATACGCAATCATAGGTCAGATTGACTACAGATGATAGCTTATATGGCTGAAATGTAGTATAAAAATACCTAAGACGTACTGGTGTTTACCCGTGGCGTAACTTCTGCTTACTTTTAACCACTTCTAATTCCGCCACGGGCACCCCTCTTGAGGGCTCATACACACTCACCCTCAACTCATTGGGGCTAGTCGAGGGAAACACCACTACCCTCCCATCCGTATTTGTCGCCCCCAATACCTCGTGAGCATAGCCCGTCATCAGTATGGAGTTCATCAATTTATAATGTAGAGGAAATAATATATAAACATAATCATAATAAAGATCATATTGTGAAATGATTAAAAGTATTTAAAAGTTATGCAAATGTGTTACAGTCTCCAACATTTGGAATCTTATTGGTTAAGATTGCCCATAGAGCGGGGAATATTTAGTAGATCATAATGAAGCCTAGGAATACTATATACAAGCCAAGAAGTTGACACTAATTCATGAAAATTCAGTAAAGATAAAGAGCATAACAAGTATGGGCAAATAAGACTAATGGCGCTAATGGAAAATTCTAACTTCTCACGCAAGAGTCTTAGGAATCTTCAAGCTAACTATATATTATATTATACAAAATTTTATTTTTACTATTTCTATTCTACCAATTTAGTACACTGGAATCGCACTCTGAGTATTTAAAGGCTAGTAGTAGAGCACCTTGTTCTGGCTCATGTTCTGCAATTACCCCTTTTATATTATTATTATCTAAATAATTTCTAAAGAAATTATAATATACTGAAGAATTAAACATTCCGCCTTTTAGGAATATTTTATCAACACCTATTTTTACTGCCAGCTGAACAGCATAACTAGCGAGCTCAAAGGCTGCGTTTTTCAATATATCTAAGGCTATCCAATCCCCTTCATTAGCCGCTTCATCTACTATTTTTGCTAATGATGCGATATCCTTAACCTTATGACCCTCATGATAAGCCCACTTTATTAAATCATCAACATCATTTATATTCAAATTCTTCATTATCTTATCTGCAATTATTGTTTTGTTTATCCTGCCATCTAACATCTTTCCAAAAGCTCTCAGTGCTTCTCTTCCTATCCAATAAGCTGAACCTTCATCAGCTATTAACCATCCTAAGCCTCCAAACCTAACCCTCCTATTACCATCATAGCCAACTATAACACTCCCAGTACCTGCTATAACTATAACTCCAGGGTTTCCTCTAGTTTCTGCATAAAGAGCGACAAAACCATCGTGATCGACATAAACGTTTTTTGCAATAGATCTCAATGCTTCTGCCATTATGTTGTAATCATATCTAGAATCTACCCCAGCCAAACCTACATAAGCTACATCTGGTTTCATACCTTTTGTGGCTAATAAAATCGCTCTGTTAACGTTTTTTACAGCCTCTTCAACACCTACATTATGGAAATTCGCAGGTCCAGCTAAACCCTTGCCTAAGAAGGATCCGCTACAAGTATAAGCTATAGCACTTGTTTTACTTCCTCCCCCATCCACTCCGACAAGTATCATGAAATATATTATGTTGTTAAAGAAATTTAAATGAATAGTTTAATGCGTCTAGATAGCTTTTAGGGTCTCCTACGTTTAACCATTTCTCATCTTCATTCATTTCTAACGCGTAAACTTCTTTACCATCTAGCAACAAATTATGTATCCCATAAGTTAACTCCAACTCTTTACCTTCCTCAACCTTAATTTGCCTTAAGGCACTGAATATACTAGGCTTAAAAATGTAAACTGCAGCTATGGCTAAGTTAGATTTTGGATGTAATGGTTTCTCCTCCGCGTCAATTACCCTATATAATTTGTGACCATTGTACATACCCTTATCTTGAACAGTTACCACACCATATCTACTAGGATTTTCCACTCTTCTGACTAAAAGTACGCCATCTGGACTTATTTCATTAAATAGCAATTTGAGAGAGTCATATCCTTTAGTTAGAACACCATCATCAGCATGAACGAAGAAAGGTTCATTTGTTGAGAAGTCCTCTGCCCTCAAGACTGCATCGCCAAATCCCTTAGGCATATCTTGAAATACAAAAGTTGGTGTTCTATCGAATAAGTATTGCATTAGTAACATTCCATTTCTTCCTACCACGATACAGAACTTTTCTACACCAATCTTATTTAATGAATCCATTATTAAATCTATAACTGGTCTAGTTACCTTCCCTCCATTTTCCGTTACGAATAAGGGTAATAATGCCTTTGGTAATACATTTGTTATATGTTTCATTCGACTTCCTTTTCCAGCTGATGTAATTACGGCCTTTTCAAGCATTAATTCATATTAAAGTATTCATATTATATATGCTTTGTGGATTGCTTCAGAATTGTACAAAAAGTTTATAAATTATTCGTTTAAGTATTACCTATGGGAAAGAGTAAGTACAAGAGGGACTGGAGCAAGTACGACGAGAACGTCATTACTAGATATAAGTTGATGTTCCCCTTCTACGTATTCGAACATTGGTGGGACTTATTAGCAGAGGAGAACAGGAACGCTAGGACAAAGTATAAAGCTCCGAAGGAGTTCGACGAATTC belongs to Saccharolobus solfataricus and includes:
- a CDS encoding tRNA(Met) cytidine acetyltransferase TmcA; translated protein: MVNKEQFYDQIRKALEDGNTRYYRNLIYIERDDYFDHVKEIISLFLNFKSNPSVAYGFVPWASGSKERMRTIKEYFSKFDDIDYANAEYYLGNTYDLVILDTVDNFQPINIGRLVDLARGGGLIIIYTNNLIKDKTFRTSIMRNGLILDEYEKRFKRKLYEHEGIFIIDVNEYIPKPFSGNTMPKAEKKVPRNPLMPKEIHELSLSEDQNRVIESFTYLLSGGQRALVLTAARGRGKSAATGLSIAGLIEKLRERKEKSIRIIVTAPSIASASQVMSFAKLGLEALGEELSVKVSDTGHIKSLRGDYFKLEYVPPDAAIEDEGELLIIDEAAALGINYIDLALRAWKKVALVTTVHGYEGSNKAFLRYLRRLIESKRIRVKWVNMEQPLRYAKGDPIEKWLYDALLLDAEPSEPQYLNDTMIYEDVDKSELANDDNRLRAIYGIMVTAHYKNNPDDLMIMLDGIHHKIKAIRIGENSYIAACQIAEEGELSDNMVDIALKGGTFDGDLIPDRIIKHVRIKDFAKLRGWRIVRIAVAPELQDKGFGSELLKMIYEEARDKGVDWVGSSFMSDQKVLNFWIKNGFIPVHISPKKNEKLGDYPVVVIRPISDIATKIVKISAYMLKEKLLNTLHDVYFNMNPEVVRLMLTSTKIVSKTINVSPIILDKTISFLQGVSPYESSADGIHMLTLKYFWDGERDWSLTQDEELVLIAKVLQGKPWSYVSTVLSSNRTHIYELIYSAISKLMKKYYNLTADSKVGLTLKDVMNSQQYD
- a CDS encoding MazG nucleotide pyrophosphohydrolase domain-containing protein; the encoded protein is MELKELQSKMKEMYFEKDSQRGIYATFTWLVEEVGELAEALLSNNLDSIQEELADVIAWTVSIANLEGIDIEEALKKKYKL
- a CDS encoding gamma-glutamyltransferase family protein encodes the protein MPSAVGKKVVTTQNYIASYVGAKVLEEGGNAFDAAIAISATLSVVIPHTSGLGGDGFLLAKTPEGLIAYNASGWAPKELKVDKINSDRGPLTVVVPGLVDLWEFIYENYASKSLHELLIPAISLATNGFMVGRGLHHAIISSFKLSDDWNRVYGSKRFGDEIKLRGIAKVLKEISKDPRSFYEGKIAEELTKGLRERGVPVSYEDFSEFHGEIINPIKMKYKDFMLYELPPNTQGLTTLELLKMIEVTEINKLPFNDVRRVNDHVRLSALAYADRNNYIADPRFVNVPVEMLLSEKYIANKIAEYGFEVKVNVTGDTTFFAVADGENEIGFIQSLFYPFGSGIVVNDIPFNNRGAGFSEGNNKPEPRKRPLHTLSILMAEKDDERIFIGCAGGDLRPQIHAEVFEYYADYNMEIDEAVQAPRFMYLGNKVIAEKRLGVPATQTDYYSPEVGIVQALKYKKGRYIGVADIRSEGIVLPI
- a CDS encoding N-acetylglucosamine kinase, which encodes MILVGVDGGGSKTSAIAYTCSGSFLGKGLAGPANFHNVGVEEAVKNVNRAILLATKGMKPDVAYVGLAGVDSRYDYNIMAEALRSIAKNVYVDHDGFVALYAETRGNPGVIVIAGTGSVIVGYDGNRRVRFGGLGWLIADEGSAYWIGREALRAFGKMLDGRINKTIIADKIMKNLNINDVDDLIKWAYHEGHKVKDIASLAKIVDEAANEGDWIALDILKNAAFELASYAVQLAVKIGVDKIFLKGGMFNSSVYYNFFRNYLDNNNIKGVIAEHEPEQGALLLAFKYSECDSSVLNW
- a CDS encoding nucleotidyltransferase family protein, with product MLEKAVITSAGKGSRMKHITNVLPKALLPLFVTENGGKVTRPVIDLIMDSLNKIGVEKFCIVVGRNGMLLMQYLFDRTPTFVFQDMPKGFGDAVLRAEDFSTNEPFFVHADDGVLTKGYDSLKLLFNEISPDGVLLVRRVENPSRYGVVTVQDKGMYNGHKLYRVIDAEEKPLHPKSNLAIAAVYIFKPSIFSALRQIKVEEGKELELTYGIHNLLLDGKEVYALEMNEDEKWLNVGDPKSYLDALNYSFKFL